In Saccharicrinis fermentans DSM 9555 = JCM 21142, a genomic segment contains:
- a CDS encoding alpha/beta fold hydrolase: protein MELRIYNFKCLSFLAILFMLTATGLSQEQEQNWFMPDLSGEFKECAEGTFMEIVDSIPLRGTQYRIRVPENWNGTLLSDLDYYKSANSPRNLKLLKMGYALSGTKRRPGRMMAYDPAHEIHDIISVLDIFEAHFGEPAQTIQLGCSGGGTITIAMAEIHPDRIDGAIALCGATSPWMANTHLDALFVLKALLAPELPIVDIPLRGAETDKIAAAWKKAIDEAQQTPGGRARIALAITIGQWPAWGGPGKAPSEAPDLNNTKELQESMYQSLIRLLPRKGTFGTTMIELAAPGQIKGNTGVDYDAFYKNGNELYKKAVETLYEEAQLSSANDLNKVNDFPRLKADASAKQWWSKPGRTHVGEPKVPFLRMSTTGDGLVYPAMVKGYEDLVKEKGYSALLRTAYVKRWGHCTFSVGEWLAAIETMMQRLETGEWPSTTPEDMNKLAKKLDKNSKAAYFNYKTVQKYNRTWVPTINDFVAQ from the coding sequence ATGGAACTACGGATTTATAATTTCAAGTGTTTGTCGTTTCTGGCAATTCTTTTTATGCTTACAGCTACGGGGCTTTCGCAAGAACAAGAGCAGAACTGGTTTATGCCCGATTTGTCGGGTGAGTTCAAGGAATGTGCTGAGGGTACATTTATGGAAATAGTGGATTCGATTCCGCTAAGAGGAACACAATACCGGATTCGTGTTCCTGAGAATTGGAATGGCACCTTGCTCAGTGATTTGGATTATTATAAGTCGGCCAATTCGCCCCGTAACCTGAAATTATTAAAAATGGGTTATGCGCTATCTGGAACCAAACGTCGTCCAGGGCGCATGATGGCTTACGACCCTGCTCATGAAATTCATGACATTATTTCGGTATTGGACATTTTTGAGGCACATTTTGGTGAGCCTGCACAAACCATTCAATTGGGCTGCTCAGGAGGTGGAACCATTACTATTGCCATGGCCGAAATTCATCCCGATAGAATAGATGGTGCAATTGCTTTGTGCGGAGCCACAAGTCCTTGGATGGCCAATACCCACTTGGATGCACTGTTTGTTCTAAAAGCGCTCTTGGCTCCCGAGCTTCCTATTGTTGATATTCCTTTGCGAGGCGCAGAAACAGATAAAATCGCAGCAGCGTGGAAAAAAGCGATTGATGAAGCCCAGCAAACACCAGGGGGTAGAGCTCGGATCGCTTTGGCTATCACAATTGGGCAATGGCCAGCATGGGGAGGGCCAGGCAAAGCACCTTCAGAAGCTCCTGATCTCAATAACACAAAAGAACTTCAGGAAAGTATGTACCAAAGTTTGATAAGACTTCTTCCTAGAAAAGGAACTTTTGGAACTACGATGATCGAATTGGCTGCACCGGGACAAATAAAAGGAAATACAGGTGTTGATTACGACGCATTCTATAAAAATGGAAATGAATTGTACAAAAAAGCAGTAGAAACTTTATATGAAGAGGCTCAACTAAGTTCAGCAAACGATCTGAATAAAGTAAATGATTTTCCGCGTTTAAAGGCCGATGCTTCTGCAAAACAATGGTGGAGTAAACCGGGCCGCACGCACGTTGGCGAACCTAAAGTTCCGTTTCTTAGAATGAGTACCACTGGTGATGGTTTGGTTTATCCGGCTATGGTTAAAGGGTACGAAGATTTGGTAAAAGAAAAGGGATACTCAGCCTTGTTAAGAACGGCCTATGTAAAAAGATGGGGGCATTGTACCTTTTCGGTGGGCGAATGGTTGGCTGCCATTGAAACCATGATGCAGCGACTTGAAACTGGAGAGTGGCCAAGTACAACCCCCGAGGATATGAATAAATTGGCTAAAAAACTCGATAAAAACTCAAAAGCAGCGTATTTCAACTATAAAACGGTGCAAAAATATAACCGCACTTGGGTGCCTACTATTAATGACTTTGTTGCACAATAG
- a CDS encoding right-handed parallel beta-helix repeat-containing protein, with amino-acid sequence MKIFYARLLCIAIANVLLIQVKAETRTADVNNISQIINWMKDGITTKIIFPAGTYNFTSTISLENDDLILEGSGMNETIIRLAAKKNTLIDAKGNNARICKLTLDGGKNQKAWGNPIFRFNKSKGHHFEEVLFTNSLWMGITGINAYATDGLHLIHCEFSNIDLMCLQIFNRNTNKRGGEVITSVDKVVIDGCIFHEGYETGVSSDNGNDREDSGDGTGRRYTESTSLSGTEIKNCVFHKSKQFHIAMVQSKNVLIQNNTFYGMTDDAGGGCQPIHMEQFTQNIEIYDNTFYMDNTVEQAYMYIHINGTEGHKRVTQQRPSNTYATWTYNVYGGNERRASTSCAKEGHINKDCKRDVHAYGPRNIYIAGNTFNESTMASHYVSVNEGENIQIGTKKDGTVSLNKFMGVSAGVVKIHFGGNDEGTGDVLIKAGQNITVDNVEIKDVNFDLPAIRLKKPIVIETKSDVSVNEIHRQDVLFYPNPASNFIYINSSEHEYSVSIFDITGAVRMSSVKKKLRMIKLV; translated from the coding sequence ATGAAAATATTTTACGCAAGACTATTATGTATCGCAATTGCCAATGTGTTACTTATCCAAGTAAAGGCAGAAACGCGAACAGCTGATGTAAATAACATTAGCCAAATTATTAATTGGATGAAGGATGGTATAACCACTAAAATCATTTTTCCGGCCGGAACGTATAATTTTACCTCAACCATTAGCCTCGAGAATGATGACCTTATTTTGGAAGGTAGTGGAATGAATGAGACGATTATTCGCTTGGCAGCAAAAAAAAACACTCTTATTGATGCCAAAGGAAATAATGCGAGAATATGCAAGCTCACTCTGGATGGAGGTAAGAATCAAAAGGCTTGGGGTAATCCTATCTTTCGGTTTAACAAAAGTAAAGGGCACCATTTTGAAGAGGTGTTATTCACCAACTCTCTATGGATGGGAATTACTGGCATTAACGCTTATGCAACTGATGGTTTACATTTGATACATTGCGAATTCAGTAACATTGATTTAATGTGTTTGCAAATTTTTAATCGTAATACCAATAAGCGAGGTGGAGAAGTTATCACCTCAGTAGATAAAGTGGTAATTGATGGCTGTATTTTTCATGAGGGGTATGAAACAGGTGTTTCATCGGATAACGGAAACGATAGAGAAGATAGTGGTGATGGCACCGGCAGAAGATACACTGAAAGCACCAGCTTGAGCGGTACCGAAATTAAAAATTGTGTTTTTCATAAAAGCAAGCAATTTCATATTGCCATGGTACAAAGCAAGAACGTGCTTATTCAAAACAATACCTTTTATGGCATGACAGATGATGCTGGTGGAGGGTGCCAGCCCATCCATATGGAGCAGTTTACCCAAAATATTGAAATATACGATAACACGTTTTATATGGATAACACGGTGGAACAGGCATATATGTATATTCATATAAACGGTACCGAAGGTCATAAACGAGTTACACAGCAACGGCCGAGCAACACTTATGCTACATGGACTTACAATGTATATGGAGGCAATGAACGAAGAGCTTCAACTTCGTGCGCTAAAGAAGGACACATAAACAAAGATTGTAAACGCGATGTGCATGCTTATGGCCCTCGCAATATTTATATCGCAGGAAATACCTTTAATGAATCCACAATGGCATCACACTACGTGAGTGTTAATGAGGGTGAAAATATTCAAATTGGGACCAAAAAAGACGGTACTGTTTCTTTAAATAAATTTATGGGAGTAAGTGCAGGAGTCGTAAAGATTCATTTCGGTGGCAATGATGAGGGCACAGGCGATGTACTTATTAAAGCCGGGCAAAATATAACTGTCGATAATGTTGAAATTAAAGACGTAAACTTTGATCTTCCTGCCATCAGATTAAAAAAACCGATTGTTATTGAAACTAAATCTGATGTATCGGTAAATGAAATACATAGGCAAGATGTATTATTTTATCCAAATCCCGCATCAAATTTTATATACATTAATTCTAGTGAGCACGAATACTCAGTTTCTATTTTTGATATCACAGGAGCTGTTCGTATGAGCTCTGTAAAAAAAAAGCTTCGGATGATAAAGTTGGTGTAA
- a CDS encoding sialate O-acetylesterase encodes MLQNRLKYSLLLLFCVSVFALKAEVKVANIFGSKMVLQRNQANPVWGTAKKTELVTVSINGQKHTAITDKEGKWKIKLDPMEAGGPFTMIVEGKNKIVFNDILIGEVWICTGQSNMQWSVENSNHSDLELLAANYPEIRLFTIPLVAGSEPQTDIKDTTWSECNVETLAKFSAAGYFFGRKLHQILGVPVGLINASWGASSLASWIPRDAIEENYNHPEFLEDWDWRITQFTDKMLADYTKEYEAWEAAGKPGKKMRPPRDIRIGQNRPANAYNGVINPVIGYGIKGAIWCQGESNLGRGDQYSDLFPIMINSWRERWQQCDFSFYWIQIASMKEPDVEPTSSSWAELREAMSKTLFLPNTGEVISMDVGEGNNIHYRNKQEMGSRLARLALDETYGYDIEGKSPRYKSMEIKDDKIIITFNHIDKGLYAYNANTIKGFAIAAADQKFVWAEAKIIAANKVEVFANEIENPVAVRYAWSNMPNANLYDRNSLPVACFRTDQWPIASEGNIKAQYRYKYDHSKK; translated from the coding sequence ATGTTACAGAACAGATTAAAATATAGTTTGCTTTTACTCTTCTGTGTTAGTGTTTTTGCACTTAAAGCCGAAGTAAAAGTGGCCAATATCTTTGGCAGTAAAATGGTGCTGCAGCGCAATCAAGCGAACCCTGTTTGGGGTACAGCAAAAAAAACAGAGTTGGTAACTGTAAGTATTAACGGACAAAAACATACGGCAATAACAGATAAAGAGGGCAAGTGGAAAATTAAGCTCGACCCAATGGAAGCAGGCGGTCCTTTTACGATGATTGTAGAAGGAAAAAATAAAATCGTATTTAACGATATATTAATTGGTGAAGTGTGGATTTGTACCGGGCAGTCAAACATGCAGTGGAGCGTAGAAAACTCAAATCATTCAGATTTGGAGTTGCTTGCTGCAAATTATCCTGAAATAAGATTATTTACCATTCCTCTGGTTGCCGGTTCAGAGCCACAAACAGATATTAAAGACACTACATGGAGTGAATGTAACGTTGAAACGCTTGCTAAATTCTCTGCGGCTGGTTATTTCTTTGGACGAAAATTGCATCAAATATTAGGTGTTCCTGTCGGGCTAATAAATGCTTCGTGGGGCGCTTCTTCTTTAGCTTCATGGATTCCGCGTGATGCTATTGAAGAAAATTATAATCATCCTGAATTCCTTGAAGATTGGGATTGGCGAATTACTCAATTTACAGATAAAATGCTGGCAGATTATACCAAAGAATATGAAGCATGGGAAGCCGCAGGAAAACCAGGTAAAAAAATGCGCCCACCGCGCGATATTAGAATTGGGCAAAACAGGCCGGCAAATGCTTATAATGGTGTTATAAACCCAGTAATAGGTTACGGTATAAAAGGTGCTATATGGTGCCAAGGCGAAAGTAACTTAGGCAGAGGCGACCAGTATAGCGACTTATTTCCTATTATGATAAACTCGTGGCGTGAGCGCTGGCAACAGTGCGATTTCTCTTTTTACTGGATTCAAATTGCCAGTATGAAAGAACCGGATGTTGAACCAACATCAAGTTCATGGGCCGAACTGCGCGAAGCCATGTCAAAAACACTTTTTCTACCTAATACAGGCGAAGTAATTTCGATGGATGTGGGTGAAGGAAACAATATTCATTACCGCAACAAACAAGAAATGGGTAGCCGTTTGGCGCGTTTAGCGCTGGATGAAACTTACGGATATGACATTGAAGGCAAAAGTCCTCGCTATAAATCCATGGAAATAAAGGATGATAAAATCATTATTACTTTTAATCATATTGATAAAGGATTGTATGCATACAATGCAAATACGATTAAAGGATTTGCTATTGCCGCTGCCGATCAAAAATTTGTTTGGGCAGAAGCTAAAATTATAGCTGCAAATAAAGTAGAGGTATTTGCTAATGAAATCGAAAATCCCGTAGCCGTTCGTTATGCTTGGTCAAATATGCCCAATGCAAATTTGTATGATCGCAATAGTTTGCCGGTAGCTTGTTTTAGAACGGATCAGTGGCCCATTGCATCGGAAGGAAATATAAAAGCGCAATATCGCTACAAATATGATCATTCAAAAAAATAG
- a CDS encoding LamG domain-containing protein, translating into MRIVQTLLALIILFACTNCQQAAKQKSDNEGWQVLFNGKNLDGWVVKLNHHELGDSYANTFRVVEGVIQVNYDGYEAFDERFGYLD; encoded by the coding sequence ATGAGGATAGTCCAGACATTGCTTGCCCTTATTATACTTTTTGCTTGTACTAATTGTCAACAAGCCGCAAAGCAAAAATCAGATAACGAAGGTTGGCAGGTACTTTTTAATGGAAAAAATTTAGATGGATGGGTGGTAAAACTAAATCATCATGAGTTAGGAGATAGTTATGCCAACACCTTTAGAGTGGTAGAGGGTGTTATTCAAGTAAACTATGATGGTTACGAAGCGTTCGACGAGCGTTTCGGCTATTTGGATTGA
- a CDS encoding arylsulfatase: MNMKYLYLVAICLIGAMLAVQAADKPNVILIITDDQGYGDVAANGNKIVKTPQMDKLHDEGVRLTNFHAGTTCAPSRSGLMTGAEGNRAGVWHTIGGCSIMREHFTIMPQVFKQNGYSTAMYGKWHLGDAYPYRPEDRGFDETVAHGAGGVGQTPDYWNNDYFDDTYWHNGTPQKYKGYCTDVFFSEAINFIETKRDEPFFVYISPNAPHGPYNVPEKYYNMYKNEELLNETQKAYYGMITNIDDNIGKLEQKLDKLGIKDNTIVIFTTDNGAAYHTIKDGKSKYKYNAGMNGYKGSAFEGGHRVPFFIRWKDGNIRGGRDVNQLAMNFDILPTLVSLCGLNNHPDTGRDGRDLTPLMRQEVKDWPHRYCVVDNNRIQQPEKWRQSAVMDDNWRLINGKKLYDLRKDPGQETDIAKKYPEKVQEMRAVYEKWWTYTSREFGRYEAYKIGAPHIEETCITAHDLHTFAPVTWDQSYIRDPYSSKKPSLGTGYWMIDVQQEGEYEIELRRWPKESALGFSDTIPQLNTKKPWLETKPAGIKVDIKSAMLDIEGIHMEQNVDVNNNKVSFKAYLCEGRQHLEANFIGKEDKKFSAFYVYIKKVK, encoded by the coding sequence ATGAATATGAAGTATTTGTATCTGGTAGCAATATGCTTAATTGGAGCTATGCTTGCGGTACAAGCAGCAGACAAACCAAATGTAATCCTCATTATCACTGATGACCAAGGGTATGGCGATGTGGCGGCAAACGGAAATAAGATTGTTAAAACGCCTCAAATGGATAAACTCCATGATGAGGGAGTTCGTTTAACCAATTTTCATGCGGGTACCACTTGTGCTCCAAGTCGTTCGGGACTTATGACCGGTGCCGAAGGAAACCGTGCGGGAGTGTGGCATACCATTGGTGGTTGTAGTATTATGCGCGAACATTTTACTATTATGCCACAGGTGTTTAAACAGAATGGTTATTCCACAGCCATGTATGGCAAATGGCACTTGGGTGATGCATATCCTTATCGTCCGGAAGATCGCGGTTTTGACGAAACAGTGGCTCACGGGGCCGGTGGCGTTGGACAAACACCTGATTATTGGAACAACGATTATTTTGACGATACCTATTGGCACAACGGAACACCTCAAAAATATAAGGGGTATTGTACCGATGTGTTTTTTTCAGAAGCCATAAACTTTATCGAAACAAAAAGAGACGAGCCATTCTTTGTTTATATTTCACCAAATGCGCCCCATGGACCATATAATGTTCCTGAGAAATATTACAATATGTATAAAAATGAGGAGCTTCTAAACGAAACACAGAAAGCTTATTATGGGATGATTACCAATATTGATGATAATATAGGTAAGCTAGAGCAAAAGTTAGATAAGTTGGGCATTAAAGATAATACCATCGTTATTTTCACCACAGATAATGGTGCGGCATATCATACCATAAAAGATGGCAAGAGCAAGTATAAGTACAATGCAGGCATGAATGGTTACAAAGGCTCTGCATTTGAAGGCGGCCATCGTGTACCCTTTTTTATTCGCTGGAAAGACGGAAATATTAGGGGTGGGCGCGATGTGAACCAACTTGCGATGAACTTTGATATTTTACCAACACTCGTGAGCTTATGCGGGTTAAACAATCATCCGGATACAGGCCGCGATGGTCGAGATCTTACCCCTTTAATGCGGCAAGAAGTAAAAGATTGGCCACATCGTTATTGTGTGGTGGATAATAATCGCATTCAACAACCTGAAAAATGGAGACAGAGTGCCGTTATGGACGACAACTGGCGTTTAATAAATGGAAAGAAGCTTTATGACTTAAGAAAAGACCCGGGTCAGGAAACCGATATTGCTAAAAAGTATCCTGAAAAAGTGCAAGAAATGCGAGCAGTTTATGAAAAATGGTGGACTTATACTTCGCGCGAATTTGGCCGTTACGAAGCCTATAAAATCGGAGCGCCTCATATCGAAGAAACTTGCATTACCGCACACGACTTGCATACCTTTGCCCCGGTAACCTGGGATCAATCATACATCCGCGATCCATATAGTAGTAAAAAACCATCGTTGGGAACAGGTTATTGGATGATTGACGTACAGCAAGAAGGTGAATATGAAATTGAACTGAGACGATGGCCCAAAGAATCCGCTTTAGGATTTAGCGATACCATACCTCAATTAAATACAAAAAAGCCCTGGTTGGAAACAAAGCCTGCCGGGATTAAGGTTGACATTAAAAGTGCGATGCTTGATATTGAAGGGATTCACATGGAGCAGAATGTAGATGTAAATAACAACAAGGTAAGTTTCAAAGCCTACCTGTGCGAAGGTCGTCAGCATTTAGAGGCCAATTTCATCGGGAAAGAGGATAAGAAATTCTCTGCATTTTATGTGTATATCAAAAAAGTGAAATAA
- a CDS encoding family 43 glycosylhydrolase has product MKNILYIVILLLFIQCKSDSKDKLLVPKQENKFVWIYKPAGDYFFGPDTEFLKEGQWYDEWVPNDHTFVKGEDGKWHIFGITHPLVMSDPLSKGIHDGEYASFHAISSKNSFKESVEEYHYKDLPKILSPQERPGEILANHAPYIIKNDGFFQMVYGHSPIRLAVSSDLMNWKPKGNLFSLEDGKGDEKKLFGDARDPNLLYHEGTYYIVYCSTKSVRMRISKNLKAWSEEKIILRTESYDPESPSLIFYNNTFYLFVCSWDGIWDQKEIVGAYQHKTYVLQSDDILDFGKDHEKEVTVLNAHAPEIFQDEEGQWYISSVEWPNRGVSVDKLWWE; this is encoded by the coding sequence ATGAAAAATATTTTATACATAGTTATATTACTATTATTTATTCAATGTAAATCAGATTCCAAAGACAAATTATTAGTGCCTAAGCAAGAGAATAAGTTTGTTTGGATTTATAAACCTGCCGGAGATTATTTTTTTGGTCCCGATACCGAATTTCTAAAAGAAGGGCAATGGTATGATGAGTGGGTGCCCAACGACCATACCTTTGTTAAGGGAGAAGACGGGAAGTGGCATATATTTGGGATAACACATCCTTTGGTAATGTCAGATCCTTTAAGCAAAGGAATTCATGATGGAGAATACGCATCTTTTCATGCTATTTCATCAAAAAACAGCTTTAAAGAAAGTGTTGAAGAATATCACTATAAGGACTTGCCAAAGATATTGTCTCCTCAGGAACGTCCCGGAGAAATATTGGCCAATCATGCGCCTTACATCATTAAAAATGATGGATTTTTTCAAATGGTATATGGACATAGTCCTATTCGTTTAGCTGTAAGTTCTGATTTAATGAACTGGAAACCAAAAGGCAATTTGTTTTCATTGGAAGATGGAAAAGGAGATGAAAAGAAATTGTTTGGTGATGCCAGAGATCCTAATTTGTTATATCATGAAGGGACTTATTATATAGTATATTGCTCAACAAAAAGTGTTCGTATGAGAATATCAAAGAATCTGAAAGCATGGAGTGAGGAGAAGATTATTCTTAGAACAGAATCGTACGATCCTGAATCACCGTCTTTAATATTCTATAATAATACTTTTTACTTATTTGTATGTTCCTGGGATGGTATCTGGGATCAAAAAGAAATTGTTGGGGCATACCAGCATAAAACTTATGTATTGCAATCTGATGATATTCTGGATTTTGGTAAAGACCATGAAAAAGAAGTGACAGTGTTAAATGCACATGCTCCGGAAATCTTTCAGGATGAAGAAGGGCAATGGTATATTTCAAGTGTAGAATGGCCCAATAGAGGAGTTAGTGTTGATAAACTTTGGTGGGAGTAA
- a CDS encoding DUF6786 family protein — MLKISKVSVLIFSLVLSVSCSKEILKGTYCYDLNFLKQYQEVVVLSENNEKSQLIVLSKLQGRVTTSTAKGLEGNSYGWMHYDLIASGKFEEHYNPLGGEDRFGIEPEGGQFSIFFKKGTDFTFENLYTPKEIDTEPFHIVNQSKQEISFNKKMNLVNYQGFQFDIENQA; from the coding sequence ATGCTAAAAATCAGTAAGGTATCAGTGCTTATTTTTTCTCTTGTTTTGTCGGTTTCTTGCTCAAAAGAGATACTCAAAGGTACCTACTGTTACGATTTAAATTTCCTGAAGCAATATCAGGAAGTTGTGGTGCTTTCTGAAAATAATGAGAAGAGCCAACTTATTGTTTTGTCCAAACTGCAAGGAAGGGTAACTACAAGTACAGCAAAAGGACTTGAAGGTAATAGTTATGGCTGGATGCATTATGATTTAATTGCTTCGGGTAAGTTTGAAGAGCATTATAATCCTTTGGGGGGTGAAGATCGTTTTGGGATTGAACCCGAAGGAGGACAGTTTTCTATATTTTTTAAGAAAGGAACTGATTTTACTTTTGAGAACTTGTATACACCAAAGGAAATAGATACTGAACCATTTCATATTGTTAATCAATCAAAACAGGAAATTTCGTTTAATAAGAAAATGAATCTGGTAAATTATCAAGGGTTTCAATTTGATATCGAAAATCAAGCTTAG
- a CDS encoding winged helix-turn-helix transcriptional regulator, which translates to MNREELLVKKPMIKIHDKLFPCPTSAAMELIGGKWKSVILAHLTGGEKRYNELRKEIPTVTERTLSLQLKQLEADDIVDRKVYTKKPPLKVVYSLTKFGETLKPLLEIITEWGITAAYEKGEFIEMDKEK; encoded by the coding sequence ATGAATAGAGAAGAGTTACTTGTGAAAAAGCCGATGATAAAAATTCACGACAAACTGTTTCCGTGTCCAACAAGTGCAGCCATGGAATTAATTGGTGGTAAATGGAAGAGTGTAATTTTGGCGCATCTGACAGGGGGAGAAAAACGTTATAATGAACTTAGAAAAGAAATACCTACGGTTACTGAACGCACATTGAGTTTACAGCTAAAACAGCTGGAAGCGGATGATATTGTGGACAGAAAGGTATATACAAAAAAACCACCTTTAAAAGTGGTTTATTCGTTAACTAAGTTTGGTGAGACCTTAAAACCCTTACTCGAAATAATTACCGAATGGGGAATTACAGCGGCTTATGAAAAAGGTGAGTTTATTGAAATGGATAAAGAAAAATAG